The following coding sequences lie in one Arachis stenosperma cultivar V10309 chromosome 5, arast.V10309.gnm1.PFL2, whole genome shotgun sequence genomic window:
- the LOC130980252 gene encoding mitochondrial uncoupling protein 5, which yields MGVKGFVEGGIASIVAGCSTHPLDLIKVRMQLQGESNPTSVPSLRPALAFQTGSRSIHVSPPPQITQPPRVGLVTVGVKLVQQEGLAALFSGVSATVLRQTLYSTTRMGLYDLLKQKWSVPSPVPGGATTMPLSRKIEAGLIAGGIGAAVGNPADVAMVRMQADGRLPPAQRRNYKSVVDAITKMAKQEGVASLWRGSSLTVNRAMLVTASQLASYDQFKEAILEKGLMRDGLGTHVTASFAAGFVAAVASNPVDVIKTRVMNMRVEPGAEPPYTGALDCALKTVRAEGPMALYKGFIPTISRQGPFTVVLFVTLEQVRKLFKDF from the coding sequence ATGGGTGTTAAGGGTTTTGTAGAAGGAGGCATAGCTTCAATTGTTGCAGGCTGTTCAACCCACCCACTCGACCTCATCAAGGTCCGCATGCAGCTCCAAGGCGAGTCCAATCCAACCTCCGTACCTTCCCTCCGACCCGCACTCGCCTTCCAAACCGGATCCCGATCCATCCACGTCTCACCACCTCCGCAAATCACCCAACCTCCTCGCGTCGGACTCGTAACCGTCGGCGTCAAGCTCGTCCAGCAAGAAGGCCTCGCCGCTCTCTTTTCTGGTGTCTCCGCCACCGTCCTCCGCCAGACACTCTACTCCACCACTCGTATGGGGCTCTATGACCTCCTCAAGCAGAAATGGTCCGTCCCTTCCCCTGTTCCCGGCGGCGCCACCACCATGCCTCTCTCACGCAAGATCGAGGCAGGGCTAATCGCCGGCGGCATTGGAGCCGCCGTTGGTAACCCAGCTGACGTGGCCATGGTGAGGATGCAGGCCGACGGGAGACTCCCTCCAGCTCAGCGGCGCAACTACAAGTCCGTCGTGGACGCCATAACGAAAATGGCGAAGCAAGAAGGCGTTGCTTCCCTGTGGCGCGGTTCATCGCTCACGGTGAACCGCGCGATGCTTGTTACGGCGTCGCAGCTGGCGTCGTACGACCAGTTCAAGGAAGCGATTCTTGAAAAAGGTTTGATGCGCGATGGTTTAGGTACTCACGTGACGGCGAGTTTTGCGGCGGGGTTCGTTGCAGCTGTTGCTTCGAACCCTGTTGACGTGATTAAGACTAGGGTAATGAACATGAGGGTGGAGCCAGGGGCTGAGCCGCCGTACACTGGGGCTCTTGATTGTGCGCTGAAGACGGTGCGTGCAGAGGGTCCCATGGCGCTGTACAAGGGGTTCATTCCTACGATATCGAGGCAGGGTCCTTTCACTGTTGTTCTGTTCGTTACGCTTGAACAGGTTCGCAAACTCTTCAAGGATTTCTGA
- the LOC130983221 gene encoding uncharacterized protein LOC130983221 has translation MGDSSTSSTSSISQGTFKSTKPSHFRAKINFQNIEIVVRKLHQNTINLSVKKNLKKKQTKNTQLSEKMAARNQTKDLKCATHLLNDKFRNMTEEKKAIVRDLGFGGLMHIPPLRVDHQLLRELAKNFKLGENKLRTGYGSFHITPKKIGDALGINATGDLFPEKVDYKKLSESDKIIYKRFQGKTLKSLTDEMMEIGVGNEEERLMFKRIFILYIQMAFLLPTTINKISPVHLVPIFEMEGIEERNWGGMS, from the exons ATGGGagactcttccacttcttccacttcttccattTCTCAAGGCACTTTCAAATCAACGAAACCCTCTCATTTTCGAGCGAAGATCAACTTTCAAAATATAGAAATCGTAGTTCGAAAACTGCATCAAAACACCATCAACCTCTCTgtgaagaagaatctgaagaaaaaaCAAACCAAGAATACTCAAC tttCAGAGAAAATGGCAGCAAGAAACCAAACCAAAGACCTCAAATGTGCCACACATCTCCTGAATGATAAGTTCAGAAACATGACTGAGGAGAAGAAGGCCATTGTCAGGGATCTTGGATTCGGTGGGTTGATGCACATCCCACCACTGAGGGTGGATCACCAACTCTTGAGAGAGTTGGCAAAAAACTTCAAACTTGGGGAGAACAAACTGAGGACAGGATATGGTTCTTTCCATATAACCCCGAAAAAAATAGGTGATGCGCTTGGCATCAATGCAACAG gagatctattTCCTGAGAAAGTTGACTACAAGAAACTTTCTGAATctgacaaaataatttataaaagattCCAGGGTAAGACCCTCAAAAGTCTTACCGATGAAATGATGGAAATCGGCGTTGGCAACGAAGAGGAACGCCTGATGTTCAAGAGGATATTCATCCTCTACATACAGATGGCGTTCCTTTTGCCAACGACGATAAACAAAATATCGCCGGTGCACCTGGTCCCGATTTTTGAGATGGAGGGCATAGAGGAGAGAAACTGGGGGGGCATGTCTTGA
- the LOC130979364 gene encoding protein FAR-RED ELONGATED HYPOCOTYL 3-like encodes MKKIPSKLNGYKAHADVEQQMSHVVWNSHSKDSFDRNWNDFLVNFGLADNKWLSDLYEDRHIWVPIYLDHHFWAGMRSTQRSESMHSFFNKYITRNSSLIQFVKQYDNCLGSREQAERESDAADFHTVIPCATKSPIETQFQDAYTQAKFREVQAQFRGKANCITRLKNSALGYSVYEVGEQVSSSILDKFAVTYDSVAAEVKCQCLLFESRGILCRHALSVLSFEQVSQVSPRYILERWSKKVKRRHTHIKSSHDEPLIEPRSKRFDQLVFRSQNICEFASESEELTAILHRAYDNVMAEMEAVKAKRKGTSSLSHEDANLESINLFDAASAAHSSSSQYQGQVINYQFRVPAAGDNSLGV; translated from the exons atgaagaagattccaagcaaattaaacgggTACAAGGCACACGCCGATGTCGAACAACAAATGAGccatgttgtttggaactctcacagcaaagactcattcgataggaattggaacgattttctggtgaattttggtcttgcggacaacaagtggctctcag atctgtACGAAGACCGTCACATATGGGTTCCTATCTATCTGGACCACCACTTCTgggcagggatgagaagcacacaaaggagcgagagcatgcattcattttttaacaagtacATCACCCGTAACAGCTCGCTCATTCAGTTCGTCAAACAGTACGATAATTGCCTCGGAAGCAGGgagcaagcagagagagaatcagatgctgcagattttcataCGGTCATACCATGTGCAACCAAATCCCCCATCGAAACTCAGTTTCAAGATGCGTACACCCAAGCAAAGTTTAGGGAAGTCCAAGCCCAATTCAGAGGAAAGGCGAATTGCATCACCAGATTAAAGAATTCTGCTCTAGGCTATTCAGTATACGAAGTCGGAGAACAAGTTTCCAGCTCAATATTGGACAAGTTCGCGGTTACCTACGACTCAGTTGCAGCCGAGGTAAAATGCCAATGTTTATTATTCGAGTCGAGAGGGATACTGTGCCGTCACGCACTAAGCGTGTTAAGCTTCGAACAAGTAAGCCAAGTGTCCCCTAGGTACATACTGgaacgatggagcaagaaggtaaagaggcgacacacacacatcaagagcagccacgacgagccactaattgagccaagaagcaagaggttCGACCAACTTGTTTTCCGTTCGCAAAATATTTGCGAATTTGCCTCCGAATCAGAGGAGCTGACTGCAATTCTGCACCGTGCGTACGACAACGTCATGGCCGAGATGGAAGCAGTAAAAGCCAAAAGGAAGGGGACATCTTCTTTATCCCACGAAgacgccaacttggaatcc ATAAACCtgtttgatgctgcatcagcggCGCATTCAAGTAGCAGCCAATACCAGGGACAAGTTATAAATTATCAGTTCAGGGTACCAGCAGCAGGGGATAActctttgggtgtatag
- the LOC130979377 gene encoding uncharacterized protein LOC130979377, which yields MLIGKRARNIIPNQLMFQKPLNTRSSNPKIKEESEDSVGPFTEEVMNFELPKVHLAVDPHPYDGLGDPRKFIKKFRSIMIVNGASDTVLCRCFPNYLDGPALDWLCALPAGSISRFHQLARLFEEHFAGSAIYLHDSDYLNTIKQGPNESLKDYMTRFTKVAISIPDLHPEVHLHAIKSGLRPGKFQKTIAVAKPKTLAEFREKAKGQIDIEELRQARKSDKSHFREEDKSSSFKKSFKLTPRFDSYTQFNTKREDIIKEILNSKLIKPPRKAGTYQDTKNVDKSKYCTFHQKHGHNDDCVVAKDLLERLARQGHLDKT from the coding sequence ATGCTCATCGGGAAGAGGGCGAGGAACATCATTCCCAACCAACTCATGTTTCAGAAACCGCTCAACACGAGGAGCAGCAATCCGAAGATAAAAGAAGAATCCGAGGACTCTGTAGGCCCTTTCACAGAGGAAGTGATGAACTTCGAACTACCAAAGGTTCACCTTGCCGTTGACCCTCACCCCTACGACGGACTCGGTGACCCGAGAAAGTTCATAAAGAAATTCCGATCAATAATGATCGTCAATGGTGCATCAGATACAGTCTTATGTCGTTGTTTTCCGAACTATTTAGACGGTCCTGCACTTGATTGGTTGTGTGCTTTGCCTGCAGGCTCCATTTCACGCTTCCATCAGTTGGCGAGGTTATTTGAAGAACATTTCGCCGGATCCGCAATATATTTGCACGACTCCGACTACCTGAATACTATCAAGCAAGGACCTAACGAAAGCTTAAAGGATTATATGACTCGCTTTACCAAGGTCGCTATCAGCATACCTGACCTCCATCCCGAGGTTCATCTGCACGCAATTAAAAGCGGCCTCCGACCCGGGAAGTTCCAGAAGACGATCGCGGTGGCAAAACCGAAGACCCTCGCAGAATTTCGCGAGAAAGCAAAAGGACAAATTGACATCGAAGAGCTCAGACAAGCTCGGAAATCTGACAAATCGCACTTCCGCGAAGAAGATAAGAGCTCATCctttaaaaaaagttttaaactaACACCCCGATTTGATTCTTATACGCAGTTTAACACCAAGAGGGAAGACATCATCAAGGAAATCTTGAACTCCAAACTAATCAAGCCGCCGAGAAAAGCCGGCACATACCAGGATACAAAGAATGTGGACAAATCAAAGTACTGCACTTTCCATCAGAAACACGGCCACAACGATGATTGCGTGGTCGCCAAAGATCTTTTAGAGCGACTAGCCAGGCAAGGGCACCTTGACAAAACATAG